The following proteins are co-located in the Myxococcus xanthus genome:
- a CDS encoding cupin-like domain-containing protein has translation MSTATAHKGAEPLVPERMPLDNRRAFYERIEANNKPVILTDAMKGWPAAERWTFDYFATKYRDVSVPVEWLQYNAKDTGGVERVGRVRKMSMQEYVDTLKAKGGETPGYLIGNDLFRTLPELHQDVRFDDYAVQRKLTEQLFFMGPRGTFTQLHLDRAHNLHAVMVGRKQWQLYSPKRDAELSPAKLSHPWSVVSAHDLTPHGGKADQLPGGLVPDYDFVLEAGEILYLPYGWWHRVYTVEDAIATNYWWWTWSMLARLGPKLIPSIALSAVGRIRKQQKLGREYREQ, from the coding sequence ATGAGCACCGCCACCGCCCATAAGGGCGCAGAACCCCTGGTTCCTGAGCGCATGCCGCTCGACAACCGCCGGGCCTTCTACGAGCGCATCGAAGCGAACAATAAACCCGTCATCCTCACCGACGCCATGAAGGGCTGGCCCGCGGCCGAGCGGTGGACCTTCGACTACTTCGCCACGAAGTACCGCGACGTGAGCGTCCCCGTGGAGTGGCTGCAATACAACGCCAAGGACACGGGCGGCGTGGAGCGCGTGGGCCGCGTGCGGAAGATGAGCATGCAGGAGTACGTCGACACGCTGAAGGCGAAGGGCGGCGAAACGCCGGGCTACCTCATCGGCAATGACCTGTTCCGCACCCTGCCGGAGCTGCACCAGGACGTCCGCTTCGACGACTACGCCGTCCAGCGCAAGCTCACCGAGCAGCTCTTCTTCATGGGCCCGCGCGGCACCTTCACCCAGCTCCACCTGGACCGCGCCCACAACCTGCACGCCGTCATGGTGGGCCGCAAGCAGTGGCAGTTGTATTCGCCCAAGCGGGACGCGGAGCTGAGCCCGGCGAAGCTCAGCCACCCGTGGTCCGTCGTGAGCGCCCACGACCTGACGCCCCACGGGGGCAAGGCGGACCAGCTCCCCGGCGGCCTTGTCCCCGACTACGACTTCGTCCTGGAGGCCGGGGAGATTCTCTACCTGCCCTACGGCTGGTGGCACCGCGTGTACACGGTGGAGGACGCCATCGCCACCAACTACTGGTGGTGGACCTGGTCGATGCTGGCCAGGCTGGGCCCGAAGCTCATCCCCTCCATTGCCCTGAGCGCGGTGGGCCGCATCCGCAAGCAGCAGAAGCTGGGCCGCGAGTACCGCGAGCAGTAA
- a CDS encoding type I polyketide synthase: protein MSDSNTGMEIAITGMAGRFPGARSLEDLWRNLCDGVESIEPLSDEAVLKAGLPTEVLKDPHFVKVASRLDDVAGFDAAFFGYTPREAEVMDPQQRLFLECALEALEDAGHGAPTPELLVGVFGGQALSTYLLLNLMGNAELMRTADPLQLNLGNAGSFLTTRAAYKLDLRGPSFNIESACSTSLVAVHVACQSLLNQECDLALAGGVSINLQIQGGYRYVDGGILSPDGHCRPFDAQAKGIVFGSGAGVVALRRLEDALADGSPIYAVIKGSAVNNDGAARVGYTAPGVEGQAAVISEALGSAGVSAGSIGYVEAHGTGTALGDPIEVQALIRAFGDEAAGPRTCALGSIKPNLGHLDAAAGVAGLIKTALALKHRKLPPSLNFETPNPNIPWDASPFYVNTKLREWKAPAREPRRAGVSSFGMGGTNAHVILEEPPSRAPVSSTRSHQLLILSARTPTALAAQASRLEEHLRANKGLEPADVAYTLQVGRRRHPHRRAIVCQGREDTLTALGDISRQLSATEERTSRPTVFMFPGQGAQYAGMAQGLYENERGFRADVDDCATRLIPHLKVDLREVLFPAADRAEEAQRQLQQTRLAQPALFIIEYALARLWMSWGVRPEAMVGHSIGEYVAACLAGVFTLPDALALVAARGQLMQDLPPGAMLSVALSEAELVSSLDARLSVAAVNAPSMTVVAGPDDAVDALKARLDARGVQSRRLHTSHAFHSAMMDPIVAPFTERLRRMKLSAPQIPFLSNVTGTWVTAAEAKDPAYWARHLRQPVRFAAGLAQLQPAQVLLEVGPGRTLTTFASQPGALRQAPTTVTSLRHPDTRQADTTVLLGALGQLWMSGVDVDWEAFNGEARRQRVGLPTYPFERKRYWVSPDGHRALAAAPSAERVPETEEPGEAPAAGYSRPALAVAYVAPDTEDQQVVARIWEDVLGVRPVGVHDDFFALGGHSLLATTVVGRLRDTFGFTVPLQSLFEAPTVARLAALVAEQRKSPGHDDPEVEALLRILAELTAKEGAASR, encoded by the coding sequence GTGTCGGACAGCAACACGGGGATGGAGATCGCAATCACCGGCATGGCCGGGCGCTTCCCAGGCGCGCGCAGCCTGGAGGATCTGTGGCGCAACCTCTGCGACGGCGTGGAGTCCATTGAGCCGCTTTCGGACGAGGCAGTCCTCAAGGCGGGCCTGCCCACCGAGGTGCTGAAGGATCCGCACTTCGTGAAGGTGGCCTCACGGCTGGACGACGTTGCGGGCTTCGACGCGGCCTTCTTCGGCTACACGCCGCGCGAAGCGGAGGTCATGGACCCGCAGCAACGCCTCTTCCTGGAGTGCGCGCTGGAGGCATTGGAGGACGCGGGCCATGGCGCGCCGACTCCCGAGCTGTTGGTGGGTGTCTTCGGCGGACAGGCCCTGAGCACCTACCTGCTGCTCAACCTCATGGGGAACGCGGAGCTGATGCGCACGGCGGACCCGCTCCAGCTCAACCTGGGCAACGCGGGCAGCTTCCTCACCACGCGGGCCGCCTACAAGCTGGACCTGCGCGGCCCCAGCTTCAACATCGAGAGCGCGTGCTCCACGTCGCTGGTCGCGGTCCACGTCGCCTGTCAGAGCCTGCTCAACCAGGAGTGTGACCTCGCGCTCGCGGGCGGCGTGTCCATCAACCTCCAGATTCAGGGCGGCTACCGCTACGTGGATGGCGGCATCCTGTCGCCGGACGGGCACTGCCGCCCCTTCGACGCGCAGGCCAAGGGCATCGTCTTCGGCAGCGGCGCGGGCGTGGTGGCGCTGCGGCGCCTGGAAGATGCGCTGGCGGATGGCAGCCCCATCTACGCGGTCATCAAGGGCTCCGCGGTGAACAACGACGGCGCCGCGCGTGTGGGCTACACCGCGCCGGGCGTCGAGGGCCAGGCCGCCGTCATCTCCGAGGCCCTGGGCAGCGCGGGCGTATCGGCCGGGAGCATCGGCTACGTGGAGGCGCACGGCACCGGCACCGCGCTGGGAGACCCCATCGAAGTGCAGGCCCTCATCCGCGCCTTCGGCGACGAGGCCGCCGGACCGCGCACCTGCGCCCTGGGCTCCATCAAGCCCAACCTGGGCCACCTGGACGCGGCGGCGGGCGTGGCGGGCCTCATCAAGACGGCGCTGGCGCTGAAGCACCGCAAGCTGCCACCCAGCCTCAACTTCGAGACGCCGAACCCCAACATCCCCTGGGACGCGAGCCCCTTCTACGTCAACACGAAGCTGCGCGAGTGGAAGGCACCCGCCCGCGAGCCTCGGCGCGCCGGCGTGAGCAGCTTCGGCATGGGCGGCACCAACGCCCATGTCATCCTGGAGGAGCCGCCCTCCCGCGCTCCGGTTTCGTCCACGCGCTCGCACCAACTCCTGATCCTGTCGGCGCGCACACCCACGGCGCTCGCCGCGCAGGCCTCCCGGCTGGAGGAGCACCTCCGCGCGAACAAGGGCCTGGAGCCCGCGGACGTGGCGTACACGCTCCAAGTGGGCAGGCGGCGCCACCCGCACCGCCGCGCCATCGTTTGTCAGGGACGTGAGGACACGCTCACGGCGCTGGGCGACATCAGCCGGCAGCTCTCCGCCACCGAGGAGCGCACCAGCCGCCCCACCGTGTTCATGTTCCCTGGCCAGGGCGCGCAGTACGCGGGCATGGCGCAGGGTTTGTACGAGAACGAGCGTGGGTTCCGCGCGGACGTGGACGACTGCGCCACCCGGCTCATCCCGCACCTCAAGGTGGACCTGCGCGAGGTCCTCTTCCCCGCCGCGGACCGCGCCGAGGAAGCCCAGCGGCAGTTGCAGCAGACGCGGTTGGCCCAGCCGGCCCTCTTCATCATCGAGTACGCGCTCGCGCGGCTGTGGATGTCCTGGGGCGTGCGGCCCGAGGCCATGGTGGGCCACAGTATCGGTGAGTACGTGGCCGCGTGCCTCGCGGGCGTCTTCACCTTGCCGGACGCGCTAGCCCTGGTGGCCGCACGGGGCCAGTTGATGCAGGACCTGCCGCCGGGCGCAATGCTCTCCGTCGCGCTGTCGGAAGCGGAGCTGGTGTCGTCGCTGGATGCGCGGCTGTCCGTGGCCGCGGTGAACGCGCCGTCGATGACGGTGGTCGCCGGCCCCGACGACGCCGTGGACGCGCTGAAGGCCCGGCTGGACGCACGTGGCGTCCAGTCACGTCGCCTGCACACCTCGCACGCGTTCCACTCGGCGATGATGGACCCCATCGTCGCGCCCTTCACCGAGCGCCTGCGCCGGATGAAGCTGTCCGCGCCGCAGATTCCCTTCCTCTCCAACGTCACCGGCACGTGGGTGACGGCCGCCGAGGCGAAGGACCCGGCCTACTGGGCCCGCCACCTGCGTCAGCCAGTCCGCTTCGCCGCGGGGCTCGCGCAGCTACAACCCGCGCAGGTGCTCCTGGAGGTCGGCCCCGGCCGCACGCTGACCACCTTCGCGTCACAGCCTGGCGCGCTCCGGCAGGCGCCCACCACGGTGACCTCGCTCCGTCATCCGGACACGCGACAGGCGGATACGACCGTGCTGCTCGGCGCGCTGGGACAGCTCTGGATGTCCGGCGTGGATGTGGACTGGGAAGCCTTCAACGGCGAGGCACGGCGCCAACGCGTCGGGCTGCCCACCTACCCCTTCGAGCGCAAGCGCTACTGGGTCTCCCCCGACGGGCACCGCGCCCTGGCCGCCGCGCCGTCCGCGGAGCGCGTCCCCGAAACGGAGGAGCCCGGTGAGGCCCCCGCCGCGGGCTACTCCCGCCCCGCATTGGCCGTGGCCTACGTGGCTCCCGACACCGAGGACCAGCAGGTGGTGGCGCGCATCTGGGAGGACGTGTTGGGCGTGCGGCCGGTGGGCGTCCACGACGACTTCTTCGCGCTCGGTGGACACTCGCTGCTGGCCACCACGGTGGTGGGACGGCTGCGGGACACCTTCGGCTTCACGGTGCCGTTGCAATCGCTGTTCGAGGCGCCGACGGTGGCTCGACTGGCGGCCCTGGTAGCCGAGCAGCGCAAGAGCCCCGGCCATGATGACCCGGAGGTGGAGGCCCTGCTGCGAATCCTGGCCGAGCTCACCGCCAAGGAGGGCGCGGCCAGCCGTTAG
- a CDS encoding thioesterase II family protein: MTDWLAFHVPAPASWVRLFCLPHAGGSASLFRTWQAELGQDIEVCPVQLPGRENRLREPPLRALPDVIAPLVDVLAKHTDKPYALFGHSMGALLAYELTRALRERGLPAPLHLFVASYRAPHTLQAHTPATATHDIDASEARRLGESRAVSGEMAEELLTLMRATMLADTAVCEGYAWKPGPILACPLSAFRGFDDYVPDDATEAWRQLTSGPFATQTFLGDHFFLRQTPRGLLQNIRRSLTRLRPASTR, translated from the coding sequence ATGACGGATTGGTTGGCCTTCCACGTCCCCGCACCGGCGTCCTGGGTGCGGCTGTTCTGTCTGCCTCACGCGGGTGGCAGCGCCTCCCTGTTCCGCACCTGGCAGGCGGAGCTGGGACAAGACATCGAGGTGTGCCCGGTGCAGCTCCCCGGTCGGGAGAACCGCCTGCGCGAGCCACCCCTGCGCGCGCTGCCGGACGTCATCGCGCCCCTGGTGGACGTGCTGGCCAAGCACACGGACAAGCCCTACGCCCTCTTCGGACACAGCATGGGCGCACTGCTCGCATACGAGCTGACGCGGGCGCTGCGCGAGCGCGGGCTGCCGGCGCCGCTGCACCTCTTCGTCGCCAGCTACCGGGCGCCGCACACGCTCCAGGCCCACACACCGGCCACGGCCACCCATGACATCGACGCGTCCGAAGCCCGGCGCCTGGGTGAGTCACGCGCCGTGTCGGGCGAGATGGCGGAAGAGCTGCTGACTTTGATGCGCGCCACCATGCTGGCGGACACCGCCGTGTGCGAGGGCTACGCGTGGAAGCCGGGCCCCATCCTGGCGTGCCCGCTCTCCGCCTTCCGCGGCTTCGACGACTACGTGCCCGATGACGCGACGGAGGCGTGGCGCCAGCTCACCTCCGGTCCGTTCGCCACCCAGACGTTCCTGGGGGATCACTTCTTCCTGCGACAGACGCCGCGCGGCCTGCTGCAGAACATCCGCCGGAGCCTCACCAGGCTGCGGCCCGCATCGACTCGCTGA
- a CDS encoding glycosyltransferase family 4 protein — protein MAPPISPPLKALLLAMEYTPNVAGGVGTYVYELARGLARGGCKVTVLAYTPGEPAVLREPNLTVHMMPPSRGSLSQAGKLSLVGGIRVFNDDLIHRGRELIHEEKPDLIHFHQWHTHRAARALAHETGVPVLGTSHYISEPAERWWGQTPDPEILEEERSFYDGSTNVISVSDSMSELIRETYGMPASLLHTIHCGMDAGPFLQPSHAPEDYARLRATVATPDDPVVLYTGRLHPMKGISAIFAAAERVLERRPNVRFLLAGGTDSRESTQMVQTLTQRYAHLRHRIKLLGKLPRQQLGLLHRIADLALVPSLYEPFGYTAIEAMASGLPLVATRSGGPSEIVDHEKTGLLVPVLPGAPGGPREVDVESLAAAQLNLLEDRERARRMGLAGQQRVVELFSLPRMVAANLAVYQKLVGGQGREVRS, from the coding sequence ATGGCACCTCCTATCTCCCCACCCCTGAAGGCGCTCCTCCTGGCCATGGAGTACACGCCGAACGTGGCCGGCGGTGTGGGCACCTATGTCTACGAGCTGGCCCGCGGGCTGGCGCGCGGCGGGTGCAAGGTCACCGTCCTGGCGTACACGCCCGGCGAGCCCGCCGTGCTCCGCGAGCCCAACCTCACCGTGCACATGATGCCGCCCAGCCGCGGCAGCCTCTCCCAGGCGGGAAAGCTCTCCCTGGTGGGCGGCATCCGCGTCTTCAACGACGACCTGATTCACCGAGGCCGCGAGCTCATCCACGAGGAGAAGCCAGACCTCATCCATTTCCACCAGTGGCACACCCACCGCGCCGCGCGAGCGCTGGCCCATGAGACCGGTGTGCCGGTGCTGGGGACCAGCCACTACATCTCCGAGCCCGCCGAGCGATGGTGGGGACAGACGCCCGACCCGGAGATTCTCGAGGAGGAGCGCAGCTTCTACGACGGGTCGACGAACGTCATCTCGGTGAGCGACTCCATGAGCGAGCTCATCCGGGAGACCTATGGGATGCCGGCGTCGCTGCTGCACACCATCCACTGCGGCATGGACGCGGGCCCCTTCCTCCAGCCCTCGCACGCGCCGGAGGACTACGCCCGGCTGCGCGCCACAGTGGCCACGCCGGATGACCCGGTCGTCCTCTACACGGGTCGGCTCCATCCCATGAAGGGCATCAGCGCCATCTTCGCCGCCGCCGAGCGCGTGCTCGAACGGCGCCCCAACGTGCGCTTCCTCCTGGCCGGTGGCACCGACTCGCGAGAGTCCACGCAGATGGTGCAGACGCTGACCCAGCGCTACGCGCACCTGCGCCACCGCATCAAGCTGCTGGGCAAACTGCCACGCCAGCAGCTCGGGCTGCTCCATCGAATCGCGGATCTGGCGCTGGTGCCTTCGCTCTACGAGCCCTTTGGCTACACGGCCATCGAGGCCATGGCCTCCGGTCTACCGCTGGTGGCAACGCGCTCCGGAGGCCCGTCGGAAATCGTCGACCACGAGAAGACGGGCCTGCTGGTCCCCGTGCTCCCCGGCGCACCGGGAGGTCCGCGCGAAGTGGACGTCGAGTCGCTCGCTGCCGCGCAGCTCAACCTGCTGGAGGACCGCGAGCGGGCGCGGCGCATGGGGCTCGCCGGCCAGCAACGCGTGGTGGAGCTGTTCAGCCTGCCGCGCATGGTGGCTGCCAACCTCGCTGTGTACCAGAAGCTCGTTGGCGGACAGGGACGCGAGGTGCGGTCATGA